A DNA window from Jaculus jaculus isolate mJacJac1 chromosome 1, mJacJac1.mat.Y.cur, whole genome shotgun sequence contains the following coding sequences:
- the LOC101604262 gene encoding interferon omega-1-like translates to MALLRPLLATLVVCSCSSVSCLGCDLPQNSALLSRRTFDLLDQMRRISPFLCLKDRRGFRLPREMVDGGLSHKVQAMSVVHEMLQQTLSLFHTERSSAPWSAPLLRELLTEIHQQLELLDTCLEQVIVEETSALIAEDPSVALRKYFQRILLYLEEKKYDDCAWEIVPVEVLRAVSSVAKLQERLSQDNHSH, encoded by the coding sequence ATGGCTCTCTTGCGCCCTCTATTGGCCACCCTAGTGGTGTGCAGCTGTAGCTCTGTTAGCTGTCTGGGCTGTGACCTGCCCCAGAACTCTGCCCTGCTTAGCAGAAGGACCTTTGACCTTCTGGACCAAATGAGGAGAATCTCCCCTTTCCTGTGTCTGAAGGACAGAAGGGGCTTTCGACTCCCCCGGGAGATGGTGGACGGCGGTCTGTCGCACAAGGTCCAGGCCATGTCTGTCGTCCATGAGATGCTGCAGCAGACCCTCAGCCTCTTCCACACAGAGCGCTCTTCTGCTCCCTGGAGCGCCCCCCTCCTGCGTGAACTCCTCACTGAGATCCACCAGCAGCTGGAGCTCCTGGACACCTGCTTGGAGCAGGTGATAGTGGAGGAAACATCTGCCCTGATAGCTGAGGATCCCAGTGTGGCCTTAAGGAAGTACTTCCAGAGAATCCTGCTCTacctggaagaaaagaaatacGATGACTGTGCCTGGGAAATTGTCCCAGTGGAGGTCCTGAGAGCCGTCTCTTCAGTGGCCAAGCTGCAAGAAAGGTTGAGTCAGGATAATCATTCTCACTGA